One Dokdonia sp. Dokd-P16 genomic window carries:
- a CDS encoding DUF2130 domain-containing protein, with protein MTDKIKCPNCAHNFDVEEALSGKLQAQFKAQYERKVAEQAEKFNAERAKLEKEVALFEEKKERENELFKAKLEQRLVKEQEKIEKSTQEAFEQQLKSLQSENDKRKEENRALKSAEIDLLKRENQLKEQAEELQLTMQKQLLESQKEIEDKARAKEREAMFLKEKEFEKKLNDQKKLIDEMKRKAEQGSMQMQGEVQELALEELLSHSYPFDNISEVGKGIRGADCIQTVMNRLQQQCGSIVYESKRTKNFSNDWIEKLKQDQIQCKADIAVIVTETFPSDMDRFGEKDGVWICGFHEVKSVSFVLREMLIKTQSVKSSDENKGDKMELLYGYLTSNEFVQNIKRIVENYDGMINQLNSEKKAMHRIWASREKQIWVVQENISALFGSIKGIAGNALETSAVLDLPDTQID; from the coding sequence ATGACTGATAAAATAAAATGCCCTAATTGTGCTCACAACTTTGACGTAGAAGAGGCGTTATCAGGAAAACTACAGGCGCAGTTTAAAGCGCAATACGAACGTAAAGTAGCCGAACAAGCCGAAAAATTTAATGCAGAACGTGCAAAGCTTGAAAAGGAAGTAGCACTCTTTGAAGAAAAAAAAGAGCGTGAGAATGAGCTTTTTAAGGCAAAATTAGAGCAGCGCCTAGTTAAAGAGCAGGAGAAAATCGAAAAGTCAACTCAAGAAGCTTTTGAGCAACAATTAAAATCACTTCAGTCAGAAAACGACAAGCGCAAGGAAGAAAACCGCGCATTAAAGTCGGCTGAAATAGATTTACTCAAGCGTGAAAATCAGCTAAAAGAACAAGCCGAAGAGTTACAACTCACCATGCAAAAACAGCTCCTTGAAAGTCAAAAAGAAATAGAAGATAAAGCTCGAGCAAAAGAGCGTGAAGCCATGTTCCTTAAAGAAAAGGAATTTGAAAAAAAGCTGAACGATCAAAAGAAGCTTATAGACGAGATGAAGCGCAAGGCAGAGCAAGGAAGTATGCAAATGCAAGGAGAAGTCCAAGAACTTGCACTAGAGGAGCTACTGTCTCACTCCTACCCTTTTGATAACATTAGTGAGGTAGGTAAAGGAATACGTGGTGCAGACTGTATTCAAACCGTGATGAATAGACTCCAGCAACAATGCGGTTCTATCGTTTATGAAAGTAAGCGTACCAAGAATTTCTCAAATGACTGGATAGAAAAACTCAAGCAAGATCAAATACAATGTAAGGCAGATATTGCTGTTATTGTTACCGAAACGTTCCCTAGCGATATGGATCGTTTTGGGGAGAAAGATGGTGTCTGGATTTGTGGCTTTCATGAGGTAAAAAGTGTATCATTTGTGCTGAGAGAAATGCTCATTAAAACGCAATCTGTAAAATCATCTGACGAGAATAAAGGAGACAAAATGGAGCTTCTTTATGGATACCTTACCAGTAATGAGTTTGTCCAAAACATAAAACGCATTGTAGAGAACTACGACGGTATGATTAATCAGCTCAACTCTGAGAAAAAAGCGATGCACAGAATATGGGCATCTCGTGAGAAGCAAATTTGGGTGGTACAAGAAAATATTTCGGCGTTATTCGGCTCTATAAAAGGGATTGCTGGTAATGCGCTCGAGACTTCTGCCGTATTGGATTTACCAGACACTCAGATAGATTAA
- the rmuC gene encoding DNA recombination protein RmuC: MDNTLLLIIVGSLGILVGGLLGFYIANLKKKGQLISLQERLHNEQEKVVEGKTAFAKAQQETTSLRQESSNQLHALRAESDKQIAYIREEKDQFQNELTARNVAYENLKLRMDEKTNELEQLQEKFTKDFEIIASKILDEKSNKFTLQNQKNIDSILKPLQEKIEKFELKVESTNKEAIHRSSALHEQIKGLTALNEQMTKEANNLTKALKGDSKMQGNWGELVLERVLEKSGLEKDREYFIQQSFTTDEGNRVLPDVVIHLPDNKKMIVDSKVSLRAYERFVNEEELHLRDAHLKDHVAALKRHIQQLSDKNYHDLYQIESPDFVLLFIPIEPAFAVAINYDNQLYNQTFEKNIVIVTPSTLLATLRTIDSMWNNEKQQQNALEIAKQAGGLYDKFHGLVTDLTAVGKKMDDAKTGYSAAMNKLVEGNGNLITRVEKLKKMGAKAKKQLPENIVNRAIASDDDITLIE, from the coding sequence ATGGATAACACACTTCTTCTTATTATCGTTGGTTCCTTGGGCATTCTCGTAGGAGGACTATTAGGGTTTTATATTGCAAATCTTAAGAAGAAAGGACAGCTTATAAGTTTACAAGAACGCCTTCACAATGAGCAAGAGAAGGTAGTTGAGGGTAAGACCGCTTTCGCGAAAGCGCAACAAGAAACCACATCGCTTCGACAAGAAAGCAGTAATCAGCTTCATGCACTACGCGCCGAAAGTGACAAGCAAATAGCTTACATAAGAGAAGAGAAAGATCAATTTCAAAATGAGCTTACGGCACGTAATGTTGCCTATGAGAATCTCAAACTTCGCATGGATGAGAAGACCAACGAGCTAGAGCAATTACAAGAAAAATTCACCAAGGATTTTGAAATTATAGCTAGTAAAATACTCGATGAAAAGTCGAATAAATTTACGCTACAGAATCAAAAGAATATTGACAGTATATTAAAACCTCTTCAAGAAAAAATAGAAAAATTTGAACTTAAAGTAGAATCTACCAATAAGGAGGCAATACACAGAAGTTCTGCCTTGCACGAGCAAATTAAAGGTCTTACCGCTCTCAATGAGCAAATGACTAAGGAGGCAAATAATCTCACCAAAGCACTCAAAGGAGATAGTAAGATGCAAGGTAACTGGGGAGAGCTTGTACTAGAAAGAGTGCTAGAAAAATCTGGTCTAGAAAAAGATAGAGAATATTTTATACAACAAAGCTTTACAACAGATGAAGGTAACAGAGTATTACCAGATGTGGTGATTCACCTCCCTGATAACAAGAAAATGATTGTAGATAGTAAAGTCTCACTTCGCGCTTATGAACGTTTTGTAAATGAGGAAGAATTACATTTACGTGACGCACATTTAAAAGATCATGTAGCTGCTCTAAAACGTCACATACAACAGCTAAGTGATAAAAATTACCACGATCTTTACCAGATTGAAAGTCCAGATTTTGTATTACTTTTCATCCCTATTGAACCAGCGTTTGCGGTTGCGATAAACTATGATAACCAACTATATAATCAAACTTTTGAGAAGAACATTGTGATTGTTACTCCATCCACGCTGTTAGCAACATTGCGCACCATCGATTCCATGTGGAATAATGAGAAGCAACAACAGAACGCACTAGAGATTGCAAAGCAAGCCGGAGGATTATATGATAAATTTCACGGCCTAGTGACCGACTTAACTGCTGTAGGCAAAAAAATGGATGATGCTAAGACAGGATATTCGGCAGCAATGAATAAACTTGTAGAAGGGAATGGAAACCTAATTACGAGAGTTGAAAAATTGAAAAAAATGGGAGCAAAAGCAAAGAAGCAACTTCCAGAAAACATCGTTAATCGCGCTATTGCAAGTGATGACGATATAACTTTAATAGAATAA
- a CDS encoding T9SS type A sorting domain-containing protein, with amino-acid sequence MIKKLLLLSFFFLSVSAVVAQNNYKKLDNVSQNSLAEAVSIYPNPAIDKVQISNDSDSKLKVEIYNILGDSMLSKSVTGNDDYIDITRLQAGIYIVSFTDGKRTTTKRLVKN; translated from the coding sequence ATGATTAAAAAATTACTTTTATTGAGCTTCTTTTTCCTATCGGTAAGTGCGGTTGTTGCTCAAAATAACTATAAAAAGCTCGATAATGTAAGCCAAAATTCTCTTGCAGAAGCGGTATCTATTTATCCTAATCCTGCGATTGATAAAGTTCAAATCTCTAATGATTCTGATAGTAAACTTAAGGTCGAAATCTATAATATCTTAGGAGATTCCATGCTAAGTAAAAGCGTCACTGGAAATGATGATTACATTGATATAACAAGATTACAAGCGGGTATTTATATAGTTTCTTTTACAGATGGTAAACGCACTACTACAAAGAGGCTAGTTAAAAATTAG